In Candidatus Pantoea floridensis, a single genomic region encodes these proteins:
- a CDS encoding sugar ABC transporter substrate-binding protein: MKKRLLSVLTTALLCSSVYAATLPPLKSDSEPDRTDWTQLESKYGPMPKVDAKLKIGGVSKTLTNEYWRSLGEGYQNVAKKYGFTVAYQAAANEDDQLGQLSIAETLIAQGFNGLLVSPQTDINLEPALESASSKGIPVVNVNDAVVPSAQYYVGNVQKDNGARVAKWFIQHHPQGGKVAVIEGQPGVYAAGQRTAGFKETLQANGKFNIVASVPANWSREQAFNAASTILQQHPDLIGFYANNDTMALGVVEAVSAQNKSKQTAVFGTDGISDAYASIKRGELTGTVDSFPVLTGEVATEVILRLIAGQKLSRVVTTPQALITKDNAEAFSTKDNDKLRQLLAQQ; this comes from the coding sequence ATGAAAAAGCGCTTACTCTCTGTCCTTACCACCGCGTTATTGTGCTCCAGCGTTTACGCCGCCACATTGCCGCCGCTGAAATCCGATTCTGAACCCGATCGCACCGACTGGACGCAACTGGAAAGCAAGTATGGCCCGATGCCGAAAGTCGATGCCAAACTGAAAATTGGCGGCGTATCGAAAACGTTGACCAACGAATACTGGCGTTCCCTCGGCGAAGGCTATCAAAACGTCGCGAAGAAATATGGCTTCACCGTGGCGTATCAGGCAGCGGCCAATGAGGACGATCAGCTCGGCCAGCTGTCGATTGCCGAAACGCTGATCGCGCAGGGATTTAATGGCCTGCTGGTCTCGCCGCAAACCGATATCAACCTCGAACCGGCGCTGGAGAGTGCCAGCAGTAAAGGCATTCCGGTGGTGAACGTTAACGATGCGGTGGTGCCCAGTGCGCAGTATTACGTGGGCAACGTGCAGAAAGATAACGGGGCACGCGTGGCAAAATGGTTTATCCAGCACCATCCGCAAGGCGGCAAAGTGGCGGTGATTGAAGGCCAGCCGGGCGTCTATGCTGCGGGCCAGCGCACCGCCGGTTTCAAGGAGACGCTGCAGGCTAATGGCAAATTCAACATTGTGGCCAGCGTGCCCGCCAACTGGAGCCGCGAGCAGGCGTTCAACGCGGCCTCAACCATTCTGCAGCAGCATCCCGATTTGATCGGTTTCTATGCCAACAACGACACCATGGCCTTAGGCGTCGTTGAAGCGGTGAGCGCGCAGAATAAATCCAAACAAACCGCAGTGTTCGGTACTGATGGCATTTCAGATGCGTATGCCTCCATCAAACGCGGTGAATTGACCGGTACGGTGGATAGCTTCCCGGTGCTGACCGGCGAAGTGGCGACAGAAGTGATCCTGCGCCTGATTGCTGGCCAAAAACTGTCGCGCGTGGTGACTACGCCGCAGGCGCTGATCACCAAAGATAACGCCGAGGCGTTTTCGACCAAAGACAACGACAAACTGCGTCAGCTGCTGGCTCAGCAATAA